One stretch of Bremerella cremea DNA includes these proteins:
- a CDS encoding VWA domain-containing protein, with product MDIQFGNLSSLNWLWIVAAVVGVLAVAIVARHRALARFATANLLHRFAAKNGSRRYLVKSFLVVAAMIALVAALVDVRWGKVWREVPQRGIEVMFVLDVSRSMLAQDATPNRLQRAKQQIEDMTDAMAGDRVGLVVFSGDSRQMVPLTSHHHDFKKTLAEVGPQDVTVGGSRLGDALQMAANGFLDETGNHRAIVVFTDGEDQESDPVKVAQQLHDDKDIRIFTVGLGDMDQGARIPDGQSRRSFVEYHGEQVWSKMNGTTLKQVALEGGGAYIPAGTKQVAMDQVYHNYIAQVEAQDFETARINSYIPRFQWFVGAGLLLLLIDTLLPTTARAPQRAWFRSRMFGKSASAAAIAFCLVATNIAAAAPPESLVQKGNEELHAGNVEAALNSYQQAAAEVPNSPQLLYNQAVAQYRGGQFEAARNLFTQTLATGDKSLDAQARYNLGNCDYAEAVQLAQKDKPAAIERLNSALDHYRNSLAANGNDTDARANAQLAQMLIDQLQKEEEQEKQDQQQQDQQQQDQQQQDQQQQDQQQQDQQQQDQQQQDQQQQDQQQ from the coding sequence ATTGTCGCGGCTGTGGTCGGTGTACTGGCAGTGGCTATCGTCGCCCGGCACCGTGCTTTGGCACGCTTCGCCACGGCGAACCTCCTGCACCGGTTTGCGGCCAAGAACGGCTCGCGGCGTTACCTCGTGAAAAGCTTTTTAGTCGTCGCCGCGATGATCGCCCTGGTCGCGGCCTTAGTTGACGTTCGCTGGGGCAAGGTGTGGCGAGAAGTGCCGCAGCGAGGGATCGAAGTCATGTTCGTCTTAGACGTCTCCCGCTCGATGCTGGCTCAAGATGCCACCCCCAACCGTCTGCAGCGAGCCAAGCAGCAAATTGAAGACATGACCGATGCCATGGCGGGCGACCGCGTCGGCCTAGTCGTCTTCTCGGGCGACTCGCGGCAAATGGTTCCCCTGACCAGCCATCATCACGATTTCAAAAAGACGCTGGCTGAAGTGGGACCGCAAGATGTGACCGTCGGAGGTTCGCGGCTGGGCGATGCCTTGCAAATGGCCGCCAATGGGTTCCTCGACGAAACCGGAAACCACCGCGCTATCGTCGTCTTCACCGATGGCGAAGATCAAGAGAGCGATCCTGTCAAAGTGGCCCAGCAATTGCATGATGATAAAGATATCCGCATCTTCACCGTTGGCCTGGGCGACATGGACCAAGGAGCCCGAATCCCCGATGGCCAGTCCCGCCGTTCGTTCGTGGAATATCACGGTGAACAGGTTTGGTCGAAGATGAACGGAACCACCCTCAAACAAGTCGCCCTTGAAGGGGGCGGGGCTTATATTCCCGCTGGCACGAAACAGGTTGCAATGGATCAGGTTTATCACAATTACATCGCTCAGGTCGAAGCACAAGACTTCGAAACGGCCCGCATCAACAGCTACATCCCACGCTTTCAATGGTTCGTGGGGGCAGGCTTGTTGTTGCTGCTGATCGATACCTTACTCCCCACGACCGCACGTGCTCCGCAGCGAGCATGGTTCCGTTCGCGGATGTTTGGCAAATCGGCAAGTGCCGCTGCCATCGCCTTCTGCCTGGTGGCTACCAACATCGCCGCAGCTGCTCCGCCAGAAAGCCTGGTGCAAAAAGGAAATGAAGAGCTGCACGCTGGCAACGTCGAAGCCGCGTTGAATTCGTATCAGCAAGCAGCCGCAGAAGTGCCCAACTCGCCGCAACTGCTTTACAACCAAGCGGTCGCACAGTACCGAGGAGGCCAGTTCGAGGCAGCTCGTAACCTTTTCACCCAAACTTTGGCCACCGGCGATAAATCACTCGATGCCCAAGCCCGCTACAACCTGGGCAACTGCGATTACGCCGAAGCAGTTCAGCTTGCCCAAAAGGATAAGCCAGCGGCTATCGAGCGATTGAACTCCGCTTTGGATCACTATCGCAACTCCCTGGCCGCCAACGGAAACGACACCGACGCCCGAGCCAACGCCCAACTGGCTCAAATGCTGATCGACCAACTCCAGAAAGAAGAGGAGCAAGAGAAGCAGGATCAACAACAACAGGATCAACAGCAACAGGACCAACAGCAGCAGGATCAACAGCAGCAGGATCAACAGCAGCAGGATCAACAGCAGCAGGATCAACAGCAGCAGGATCAACAGCAGCAGGATCAACAGCAG